A DNA window from Lachancea thermotolerans CBS 6340 chromosome G complete sequence contains the following coding sequences:
- the COQ1 gene encoding trans-hexaprenyltranstransferase (highly similar to uniprot|P18900 Saccharomyces cerevisiae YBR003W COQ1 Hexaprenyl pyrophosphate synthetase catalyzes the first step in ubiquinone (coenzyme Q) biosynthesis) yields the protein MLLSRSASIGRVRILEYVRSKSSFATALETAARLVTPKVLLNNPVSLVSKEMNTLAKNIVALMGSGHPTLNRVTGYYFEAEGKKVRPMLVLLLSRALAEIPIEERNRITVDNTDVPEDPVYSKPPQSLLFQHPAKSISPLHILHGIKPLNPLTKGPEPLPEDFDRERGILPKQRRLAEIVEMIHTASLLHDDVIDHSDTRRGRASGNVAFTNKMAVLAGDFLLGRATVSISRLRNPEVVELISNSIANLVEGEFMQLKNTAVDSDLTTVANGTQKIPPPSPKLTNPTHDYRVPVERGAVFSQEIVIDTAFDYYLHKTYLKTASLISKSCRAAAILSGAQETVVDECYNFGKNLGICFQLVDDMLDFTISAKELGKPAGADLQLGIATAPVLYAWKEDHSLGPLIQRNFSLPGDVERTAEAVAKYEGVKKTRELAYEYRDRALANLRAALPESDARSALEFLTNSILTRRK from the coding sequence ATGCTTCTCTCACGTAGTGCTTCAATTGGGAGGGTCCGAATCCTGGAATATGTACGCTCTAAGTCCTCTTTCGCTACCGCATTGGAGACGGCTGCTAGGTTGGTTACCCCAAAAGTATTGTTGAATAATCCAGTTTCGTTGGTATCAAAGGAGATGAACACGTTGGCTAAAAACATCGTGGCGTTGATGGGCTCGGGGCATCCAACATTGAACAGAGTCACCGGGTATTATTTTGAAGCGGAGGGCAAGAAAGTCCGTCCCATGCTAGTTCTACTACTTTCGAGAGCACTGGCTGAGATCCCAATCGAGGAAAGAAACAGGATAACTGTTGACAACACTGATGTGCCAGAAGACCCAGTATACTCAAAGCCACCACAGTCTTTGCTATTTCAGCACCCAGCAAAGAGCATATCACCACTCCATATTCTCCATGGTATAAAACCACTAAACCCACTGACGAAGGGCCCGGAGCCTTTACCTGAAGATTTTGATAGAGAAAGAGGGATCTTGCCAAAACAGAGGCGACTCGCTGAAATTGTTGAGATGATTCATACCGCTTCGTTATTACATGACGATGTCATAGACCATTCAGACACGAGGAGAGGTCGCGCAAGCGGTAACGTTGCTTTTACAAACAAGATGGCAGTTCTGGCAGGTGACTTTTTGTTAGGAAGAGCGACAGTATCGATTTCAAGGCTCCGCAAtccagaagttgttgaatTGATATCTAATAGTATTGCAAACTTAGTTGAGGGTGAGTTTATGCAATTGAAGAATACTGCAGTTGATAGCGATCTCACAACGGTCGCTAATGGTACACAAAAAATACCGCCTCCATCTCCAAAGCTAACAAACCCTACCCATGACTACCGTGTACCAGTTGAGCGAGGCGCGGTGTTCTCGCAAGAAATTGTTATTGACACTGCATTCGATTATTATCTGCACAAAACTTATCTTAAGACTGCTTCGCTGATCTCCAAGTCTTGCCGTGCTGCAGCAATTTTATCGGGTGCTCAGGAAACAGTGGTTGATGAATGCTATAACTTTGGCAAAAACCTCGGAATTTGTTTCCAGTTAGTTGATGATATGTTGGATTTCACGATATCTGCTAAGGAGTTAGGAAAACCTGCAGGCGCAGACCTCCAGCTTGGAATTGCGACCGCTCCAGTTTTGTATGCTTGGAAAGAGGATCATTCTTTGGGTCCTCTAATTCAGCGTAATTTCTCGTTACCAGGGGATGTTGAGCGTACGGCTGAGGCTGTTGCCAAATACGAAGGAGTTAAGAAAACTCGCGAACTCGCTTATGAATATAGAGATCGTGCATTGGCTAATTTGCGCGCTGCCCTGCCTGAATCGGACGCTCGGTCTGCCCTTGAATTTTTGACTAACAGCATTTTAACAAGGAGAAAGTGA
- the RER2 gene encoding ditrans,polycis-polyprenyl diphosphate synthase (similar to uniprot|P35196 Saccharomyces cerevisiae YBR002C RER2 Cis-prenyltransferase involved in dolichol synthesis participates in endoplasmic reticulum (ER) protein sorting) yields the protein MTESSSFPGASQVLTLCKNIFSRIIKASDNVPQHVGLIMDGNRRWAKLKHVEIKEGHNAGFHSMSRALELCYEAGVSTATVFAFSIENFKRSSAEVDSLMNLARSGIKQVVQNGEMAQKFGIKINVIGDRKLLPDDVLREVEAAETITKDNKRAVLNICFPYTGRDELLHSIKEVVQATQLGDLASSDINEAAIDRHLYTGGSPPVDLLIRTSGVTRLSDFLIWQVSRRDVVIEFLDCLWPDFGSRQMAWILLKFAFSKSYATGETDPEDYDVEARGSPLKKHV from the coding sequence ATGACagaaagcagcagcttcccCGGTGCCTCCCAAGTATTGACGTTATGCAAGAACATTTTCTCCAGGATTATCAAAGCTTCAGATAATGTTCCTCAGCATGTTGGTCTGATCATGGACGGAAATCGGCGCTGGGCCAAACTTAAGCATGTTGAAATAAAAGAAGGTCACAATGCTGGGTTTCATAGCATGAGCAGAGCTCTGGAACTTTGCTACGAAGCCGGCGTTAGCACTGCTACCGTTTTTGCCTTTTCtattgaaaacttcaaaaggaGTTCAGCGGAAGTGGACTCGTTGATGAACTTAGCGAGAAGTGGAATAAAACAGGTTGTGCAAAATGGAGAAATGgctcaaaagtttgggatCAAGATCAATGTTATTGGTGATAGAAAACTGCTTCCCGATGATGTGCTGCGAGAAGTCGAGGCGGCCGAGACGATAACAAAAGACAACAAAAGAGCTGTACTGAACATATGTTTTCCCTATACAGGGAGAGATGAACTTTTACACAGCATTAAAGAAGTTGTGCAGGCAACACAGCTTGGAGACCTGGCCAGCAGTGACATCAACGAAGCTGCAATTGACAGACATCTTTACACTGGCGGGTCCCCCCCTGTCGACCTTTTAATTCGAACAAGCGGAGTCACAAGATTGAGTGACTTTTTAATATGGCAGGTGAGCCGAAGAGACGTTGTTATTGAATTTCTAGATTGTTTATGGCCGGACTTTGGGTCTAGACAAATGGCATGGATCTTGCTCAAATTTGCCTTCAGTAAGAGTTACGCAACTGGGGAAACCGATCCGGAGGACTACGATGTTGAAGCTAGAGGATCACCACTCAAGAAGCATGTCTGA